A DNA window from Pseudomonas resinovorans NBRC 106553 contains the following coding sequences:
- a CDS encoding thioesterase family protein, whose amino-acid sequence MSKPVADTREGYRYFRDITTRWMDNDVYAHVNNVVYYSWFDTVVNAWLLENKLLDFAGSPTVGLVVETSCSYFSPIAFPDLVRAGLRVSRLGTSSVRYEVGLFANDNAIASAQGHFVHVYVDRQTRRPLPLPEDLRSALEGIQVAS is encoded by the coding sequence ATGAGCAAACCCGTTGCCGACACCCGCGAGGGCTACCGCTACTTCCGCGACATCACCACCCGCTGGATGGACAACGACGTCTACGCCCACGTCAACAACGTCGTGTACTACAGCTGGTTCGATACCGTGGTGAACGCCTGGCTGCTGGAGAACAAGCTGCTGGACTTCGCCGGGAGCCCCACCGTGGGGCTGGTGGTGGAAACCAGCTGCAGCTACTTCTCCCCCATCGCCTTCCCCGACCTGGTGCGTGCCGGCCTGCGGGTGTCGCGGCTGGGCACTTCCAGCGTGCGCTACGAAGTCGGCCTGTTTGCCAACGACAACGCCATCGCCTCGGCCCAGGGACATTTCGTGCACGTCTACGTGGACCGCCAGACGCGCCGCCCGCTGCCGCTGCCGGAAGATCTGCGCTCCGCGCTGGAAGGCATTCAGGTCGCGTCCTGA
- a CDS encoding cytochrome c family protein yields MNPPLRIATGVLALLLGRSAFALDCDPGAGQQVFQTKCSACHALDADHVGPHLAGVVGRPMGAVKGFTYSPALAAAKDNWTPELLDAWLTSPARMFPDTAMAFGGLRKAEERKAVLCFLQSQG; encoded by the coding sequence ATGAACCCTCCTCTGCGCATCGCCACCGGCGTGCTTGCGCTCCTGCTCGGCCGTTCCGCTTTTGCCCTCGACTGCGACCCGGGCGCGGGGCAACAGGTCTTCCAGACCAAATGCAGCGCCTGTCACGCCCTCGACGCCGACCACGTAGGTCCCCACCTGGCCGGCGTCGTAGGTCGACCGATGGGCGCGGTGAAGGGCTTCACCTATTCGCCGGCCCTGGCCGCCGCCAAGGACAACTGGACGCCGGAGCTTCTGGACGCCTGGCTCACCTCCCCGGCACGGATGTTCCCCGATACCGCCATGGCCTTCGGTGGCCTGCGCAAGGCCGAGGAGCGCAAGGCGGTGCTCTGCTTCCTGCAGAGCCAGGGCTGA
- a CDS encoding DUF1302 domain-containing protein — protein sequence MRIRNLQRCLLAAAVSATIQQPAFAVAFNVGEIQGQFDSALSIGASWATSDAASHLIDVTNGGTGFSSSGDDGRLNFKKGETFSKIFKGVHDLELSYGDTRAFLRGKYWYDFELKDENRPFKQISDDGREMSARSAGTQILDAFVSQRYEIAGNPGDARLGQQVVSWGESLFIGNSINSINPLDVAALRRPGSELKEGLIPVNMFYVAQGLGENLSVEAFYQLEWKPYALDNCGTFFGADPVAKGCNDNLNGGLAGVAPLEPIAAAAGLGFGISDPEGVIIRREQNNDPRDSGQYGMALRWLGDGVEYGAYYLNYHSRSPRFSLRTASGVTDFINNDPGFAALDPDLQFALGLATGAGNTSYFLDYPEDIHLFGASFATELPTGTAWSGEISYRPNAPISINTADLFGGALNPTFRALTGSDIEPTVAAEEGQVLQGWKRKEVTQAQTSFLHLFDPVLGATSLSLAVEVGLTHVGGLESLETQRYGRDSVFGDITQGGRHGYYTANSWGYRAFTNLRYSDVFAGVNLVPNLFWSHDVDGYGPVFNEGAKSVGLGLDADYRNTYTASLAYTNNFGGDFNTDVDRDFISLSFGVNF from the coding sequence GTGCGTATCCGCAACCTTCAGCGCTGCCTTCTGGCAGCCGCCGTTTCGGCAACCATCCAGCAACCGGCATTCGCCGTCGCCTTCAACGTCGGAGAAATCCAGGGCCAGTTCGACTCGGCGCTGTCCATCGGCGCCAGTTGGGCAACCTCCGATGCGGCCTCCCACCTGATCGACGTCACCAACGGCGGCACGGGCTTCTCGTCCTCAGGCGACGACGGACGCCTGAACTTCAAGAAGGGCGAAACCTTCTCGAAGATCTTCAAGGGCGTGCATGACCTGGAGCTGAGCTATGGCGACACCCGCGCCTTCCTGCGTGGCAAGTACTGGTACGACTTCGAGCTCAAGGACGAGAACCGTCCGTTCAAGCAGATCAGCGACGACGGCCGCGAAATGTCGGCGCGTTCCGCCGGCACGCAAATCCTCGACGCCTTCGTTTCCCAGCGCTACGAAATCGCCGGAAATCCCGGCGACGCGCGCCTGGGCCAACAGGTGGTGAGCTGGGGCGAAAGCCTGTTCATCGGCAACTCGATCAACTCCATCAACCCGCTGGACGTCGCCGCCCTGCGCCGCCCGGGTTCGGAACTCAAGGAAGGCCTGATCCCGGTCAACATGTTCTACGTCGCCCAGGGCCTGGGCGAGAACCTCAGCGTCGAGGCGTTCTACCAACTGGAATGGAAGCCCTACGCCCTGGACAACTGCGGCACCTTCTTCGGCGCGGACCCGGTAGCCAAGGGCTGCAACGACAACCTTAACGGCGGCCTGGCGGGCGTGGCCCCACTGGAGCCGATTGCCGCCGCCGCAGGCCTCGGCTTCGGCATCAGCGACCCGGAAGGCGTGATCATCCGCCGCGAACAGAACAACGACCCGCGCGACAGCGGCCAGTACGGCATGGCCCTGCGCTGGCTGGGCGACGGCGTGGAGTACGGCGCCTACTACCTCAACTACCACTCGCGCTCGCCGCGCTTCAGCCTGCGCACCGCCAGCGGCGTGACCGATTTCATCAACAACGACCCGGGCTTCGCCGCCCTCGACCCGGACCTGCAGTTCGCCCTTGGCCTGGCCACCGGCGCCGGCAATACCAGCTACTTCCTCGACTACCCCGAGGACATCCACCTGTTCGGCGCCAGCTTCGCCACCGAACTGCCCACCGGCACCGCCTGGAGCGGCGAGATCAGCTACCGGCCGAATGCGCCCATCAGCATCAACACCGCCGACCTGTTCGGTGGTGCGCTGAACCCGACCTTCCGCGCCCTGACCGGCTCCGACATCGAGCCCACCGTGGCCGCCGAGGAAGGCCAGGTATTGCAGGGCTGGAAGCGCAAGGAGGTCACCCAGGCCCAGACCAGCTTCCTGCACCTGTTCGACCCGGTGCTGGGCGCCACCTCCCTGAGCCTGGCGGTGGAGGTGGGCCTTACCCACGTCGGCGGCCTGGAGTCTCTGGAGACCCAGCGCTACGGCCGCGACTCGGTGTTCGGCGACATCACCCAGGGCGGCCGCCACGGCTACTACACCGCCAACTCCTGGGGTTATCGCGCCTTCACCAACTTGCGGTACAGCGACGTGTTCGCCGGGGTGAACCTGGTCCCGAACCTGTTCTGGTCCCACGACGTCGACGGCTACGGCCCGGTGTTCAACGAGGGCGCCAAGTCCGTGGGGCTGGGGCTCGACGCCGACTACCGCAACACCTACACCGCCAGCCTTGCGTACACCAACAACTTCGGCGGCGACTTCAACACCGATGTCGACCGCGACTTCATCTCGCTGAGTTTCGGCGTGAACTTCTGA
- a CDS encoding AraC family transcriptional regulator — protein MSRLKHTVYAEALLQHYAELFRPHLATVGLSEEVLVRPDAKIPLSQYNALLEAAAEGGDSFLGLRLGLGLLGDPFKGSLMGGIGHLTRSAADVRTMLECASRYIVVHAQANEVSWRLHGGALEITYRLTDPSVLHRRQDAEFAIGILFKRLREYTGGKYAPLRVEFEHPQPADTSLHTDVFQCPLKFGQPANLIAWPGAMLDEPLVTADLRLFQALLPGLEEERRRRLADTDLTTRIGLVIEANLAGGRVGLEQVASELLMSKRTLQRRLQELDLEFAEVVEEIRQTLALELVGQSTRSLTEIAQQLGYNEASSFTRAFRRWTGLSPREYRQQKV, from the coding sequence ATGTCCCGCCTGAAGCACACCGTCTACGCCGAGGCCCTGTTGCAGCATTACGCGGAGCTGTTCCGCCCTCACCTGGCTACGGTTGGCTTGAGCGAAGAGGTGCTGGTACGTCCCGACGCGAAAATCCCCCTGAGCCAGTACAACGCGTTGCTCGAGGCCGCCGCCGAAGGGGGGGATTCCTTCCTCGGCCTGCGCCTGGGGCTCGGCCTGCTGGGTGATCCGTTCAAGGGCAGCCTGATGGGCGGAATCGGTCATCTGACGCGCAGCGCCGCCGACGTGCGCACCATGCTCGAATGCGCCAGCCGCTACATAGTCGTGCACGCCCAGGCCAACGAAGTCTCCTGGCGATTGCATGGCGGCGCCCTGGAAATCACTTACCGGCTGACCGACCCCAGCGTGCTGCACCGCCGGCAGGATGCCGAGTTCGCCATCGGCATACTCTTCAAGCGCCTGCGTGAATACACCGGCGGGAAATACGCGCCGCTACGGGTTGAGTTCGAGCATCCGCAACCGGCGGACACCAGCCTGCACACCGACGTATTCCAGTGCCCGCTGAAGTTCGGCCAGCCGGCCAACCTCATCGCCTGGCCCGGCGCGATGCTCGACGAGCCGCTGGTCACGGCCGATCTCCGGCTGTTCCAGGCGCTGCTGCCCGGCCTGGAGGAAGAGCGCCGTCGACGGCTCGCCGATACCGACCTGACCACGCGCATAGGCCTGGTGATCGAGGCGAACCTGGCCGGCGGGCGAGTGGGCCTGGAGCAGGTGGCGAGCGAATTGCTCATGAGCAAGCGCACGCTACAGCGCCGCCTGCAGGAGCTGGACCTGGAATTCGCCGAGGTGGTGGAGGAGATTCGTCAGACCCTGGCCCTCGAGCTGGTGGGCCAGTCAACCCGCAGCCTCACCGAGATCGCCCAGCAGCTGGGCTACAACGAGGCCAGTTCGTTCACCCGTGCCTTCCGCCGCTGGACCGGCCTCAGCCCCCGCGAGTACCGCCAGCAAAAGGTGTAG
- a CDS encoding NAD(P)/FAD-dependent oxidoreductase has protein sequence MVEMQSDGVSRRKFLRNAGVVGATGAVAMAGNAALAAATADKRAATGKFDDCDYDVVVIGGGFAGVTAARDSMKNGYRTLILEARNRLGGRTFSSEFAGHKIELGGTWIHWTQPFVWAEVQRYGLKLKETPEPFAEQAQTVRIIHEGKAIEPTLDDFIAIAKAVKEYFGEAPKLWERPYDAKYTWADLLAVDAMSGADRLNQLKLTPLQRNFLDAYVAGIAHTTSDRASYADVARWWSLPGWNMTAFVDALGRYSFKDGTISLINAMVDEGKPEIRLSTPVTKVVEQGERVLVTTQQGDTIKAAAVIVAVPMNVLPRIAFSPALDPALVEAAKEKHSGSGIKVFMRTKGKLPGDGKRLGVAGSDHPLNLLVTYAKAEDHSIFVGFGADPAKLDIQDRDAVQAVVSTFYPDLEVEECYGYEWTLDPYSQGTYCSYKPNWLGKYYDHFQKDRGRVVFGQGDHGEGWRGFIDGAIGAGGKAAMRTRELLG, from the coding sequence ATGGTTGAAATGCAGAGTGACGGCGTCAGCCGCCGTAAATTCCTGCGCAATGCCGGTGTCGTCGGCGCGACGGGTGCCGTGGCGATGGCCGGCAACGCCGCCCTGGCCGCAGCGACGGCCGACAAGCGCGCGGCCACCGGCAAGTTCGACGACTGCGACTACGACGTGGTGGTCATCGGCGGCGGCTTCGCCGGTGTGACCGCCGCCCGCGACAGCATGAAGAACGGCTACCGGACGCTGATCCTCGAAGCGCGCAACCGTCTCGGCGGACGCACCTTCAGCAGCGAATTCGCAGGCCACAAGATCGAGCTGGGCGGCACCTGGATCCACTGGACCCAGCCCTTCGTCTGGGCCGAGGTGCAGCGCTACGGCCTCAAGCTCAAGGAAACCCCCGAGCCCTTCGCCGAGCAAGCGCAGACCGTGCGCATCATTCACGAAGGCAAGGCCATCGAGCCCACCCTCGACGACTTCATCGCCATTGCCAAGGCGGTGAAGGAATACTTTGGCGAAGCCCCGAAGCTCTGGGAACGCCCCTACGACGCCAAGTACACCTGGGCCGACCTGCTCGCGGTCGACGCCATGAGCGGCGCCGATCGCCTCAACCAGCTGAAGCTCACGCCGCTGCAGCGCAACTTCCTCGATGCCTATGTGGCCGGCATCGCGCACACCACCAGTGATCGCGCGTCCTATGCCGACGTGGCGCGCTGGTGGTCGCTGCCGGGGTGGAACATGACGGCCTTCGTCGATGCCCTGGGCCGCTACAGCTTCAAGGACGGCACCATCAGCCTGATCAACGCCATGGTCGACGAGGGCAAACCGGAAATTCGCCTGTCCACCCCGGTGACCAAAGTGGTGGAACAGGGCGAGCGGGTGCTGGTGACCACCCAGCAGGGAGACACCATCAAGGCCGCTGCGGTGATAGTCGCGGTACCGATGAACGTACTCCCGCGCATCGCCTTCAGCCCCGCCCTCGACCCGGCCCTGGTGGAAGCGGCGAAGGAAAAACACTCCGGCAGCGGAATCAAGGTGTTCATGCGGACCAAAGGCAAGCTGCCGGGCGATGGCAAGCGGTTGGGCGTTGCCGGCTCGGACCATCCACTGAACCTGCTGGTCACCTACGCCAAGGCCGAGGACCACAGCATTTTCGTCGGCTTCGGCGCCGACCCGGCCAAGCTCGACATCCAGGACCGCGACGCCGTGCAAGCGGTGGTCAGCACCTTCTACCCGGACCTGGAAGTGGAGGAATGCTACGGCTACGAATGGACCCTGGACCCGTACTCCCAGGGCACCTATTGCAGCTACAAGCCCAATTGGCTGGGCAAGTACTACGACCACTTCCAGAAGGACCGTGGCCGCGTGGTGTTCGGCCAGGGCGACCACGGCGAAGGCTGGCGCGGCTTCATCGATGGCGCCATCGGCGCGGGCGGCAAGGCGGCAATGAGAACCCGCGAACTGCTCGGCTGA
- a CDS encoding arylsulfatase — protein sequence MNIHLSRLALLATLSAPLAYGQAAPPNIVIMLYDNLAYGELGSYGGGVIRGAETPRIDRLAEEGIRLTNFNVEAQCTPSRSALLTGRFSIRSGTYRVPRAGAPDGLTLWEQTLAELLSARGYATGIWGKWHLGSSEARFPTHQGFDEWYGVPRTYDEVMWSGSDQASDLTPAMGSKQGWNENLVPAQYIYEARKDEAPSQVKKLDLASKRTLDAELTERATAFIKRNAAAGKPFFAYIPFSLPHMPTQPNPEFAGKTGNGSWADSLAEMDHRAGQVLDALKAAGVEQNTLVILASDNGGEATYPWRGANGPWRGTYFTAMEAGLRAPFILRWPGHVPAGKVSNEIVHIVDLYTTLAHAAGAEVPKDRAVDGVDQMALFSGQQANSNREGFPAYVADRLTAVKWRNWKLHFIQQDEMYDIPQTLAFPRLYNLLTDLREEHDLMIGNTWILKPTMEVVGGFKASLEKYPPIEAGTPDPYTPASR from the coding sequence ATGAACATCCACCTGTCGCGGCTGGCGCTGCTGGCGACCCTGTCGGCGCCGCTGGCCTACGGCCAGGCGGCTCCGCCGAACATCGTCATCATGCTCTACGACAACCTCGCCTACGGGGAGCTGGGCAGCTATGGCGGCGGCGTTATCCGGGGCGCCGAGACGCCACGCATCGACCGGCTCGCCGAGGAAGGCATCCGCCTGACCAACTTCAACGTCGAGGCCCAATGCACCCCCTCGCGCTCGGCGTTGTTGACCGGGCGTTTCTCCATTCGCTCCGGCACCTACCGGGTTCCCCGTGCCGGCGCCCCGGACGGCCTCACGCTCTGGGAGCAGACACTCGCCGAACTGCTTTCCGCCCGCGGCTACGCCACGGGAATATGGGGCAAGTGGCACCTGGGCAGCAGCGAGGCACGCTTCCCCACCCACCAGGGGTTCGACGAGTGGTACGGCGTGCCCCGCACCTACGACGAAGTGATGTGGTCCGGCAGTGACCAGGCGAGCGACCTCACGCCGGCCATGGGCAGCAAGCAGGGCTGGAACGAGAACCTGGTGCCGGCGCAATACATCTACGAAGCCAGGAAGGACGAGGCGCCGAGCCAGGTGAAGAAGCTCGACCTGGCCAGCAAGCGCACCCTGGACGCGGAGCTGACGGAACGCGCCACGGCCTTCATCAAGCGCAACGCCGCCGCCGGCAAGCCGTTCTTCGCCTACATCCCCTTCTCCCTGCCGCACATGCCGACCCAGCCAAACCCGGAGTTCGCCGGCAAGACCGGCAACGGCTCCTGGGCGGACTCCCTGGCGGAAATGGACCATCGCGCGGGCCAGGTGCTGGATGCCCTGAAAGCGGCCGGCGTCGAGCAGAACACCCTGGTGATCCTGGCCAGCGACAACGGCGGCGAAGCCACCTACCCCTGGCGTGGCGCCAATGGCCCCTGGCGCGGCACCTACTTCACGGCGATGGAAGCCGGCCTGCGCGCGCCCTTCATCCTGCGCTGGCCCGGCCATGTCCCGGCGGGCAAGGTGAGCAACGAAATCGTCCATATCGTCGATCTCTACACCACCCTGGCCCACGCCGCCGGAGCCGAGGTACCCAAGGACCGCGCCGTGGATGGCGTCGACCAGATGGCGCTGTTCAGCGGCCAGCAGGCCAACTCGAACCGCGAAGGCTTCCCCGCCTACGTTGCGGACCGTCTCACCGCGGTCAAATGGCGCAACTGGAAGCTGCATTTCATCCAGCAGGATGAGATGTACGACATACCCCAGACCCTGGCCTTCCCGCGCCTCTACAACCTGCTGACCGACCTGAGGGAAGAGCACGACCTGATGATCGGGAACACCTGGATACTGAAACCCACCATGGAGGTGGTCGGGGGTTTCAAGGCCAGCCTGGAGAAGTACCCACCCATCGAGGCCGGCACACCGGACCCCTACACCCCCGCCTCACGCTGA
- a CDS encoding DUF1329 domain-containing protein: MNKTLHKGCILALGLLAGQVMAAVSADEAARLGSTLTPLGAQQEGNADGSIPAWTGGLPQDAGTAAASGFLSNPFANEKPLFVITAANAEQYRDKLTDGQMAMFKRYPQSYRIPVYLTHRSASVPAAIQEAARKSALQVQPVNDGNGLANFDKSGYYAFPIPKNGVEVLWNHITRYVGGNYWRSYIQVTPQVNGAYTPVRFEEEQVYPEQVADFPADKQGSMLYMVKQRVTAPARLAGTVVLAHETLNQVTDPRMAWIYNAGQRRVRRAPQVAYDGPGTAADGLRTADNLDMFNGAPDRYDWQLVGKKELYIPYNSYALESPTLKYDDIVQAGHINPDHTRYELHRVWEVVGTLKPGSRHVYSKRHMFIDEDTWQIAEVDHYDGRGQLWRVAEGHALYNYKQQASYLAVETLYDLVSGRYLALGMRNQEPSTTRYGEQAKYFAFTPAALRTDGMR, translated from the coding sequence ATGAATAAAACCCTTCACAAAGGCTGCATCCTGGCCCTCGGCCTGCTGGCCGGCCAGGTGATGGCGGCGGTTTCGGCGGACGAAGCGGCCCGGTTGGGCAGCACCCTCACCCCCCTGGGTGCGCAACAGGAAGGCAACGCCGACGGCAGCATCCCCGCCTGGACCGGCGGTCTCCCCCAGGACGCCGGTACGGCCGCGGCCAGCGGTTTTCTGAGCAATCCGTTCGCCAATGAAAAGCCGCTGTTCGTCATCACCGCGGCCAACGCCGAGCAGTACCGCGACAAGCTGACCGATGGCCAGATGGCCATGTTCAAGCGCTACCCGCAGAGCTACCGCATCCCCGTCTACCTGACCCACCGCTCCGCCTCGGTCCCCGCCGCCATCCAGGAGGCGGCCCGCAAGAGCGCACTGCAAGTTCAACCGGTCAACGACGGCAACGGCCTGGCCAACTTCGACAAGAGCGGCTACTACGCCTTCCCGATCCCGAAGAATGGCGTCGAAGTGCTGTGGAATCACATTACCCGCTACGTGGGTGGCAACTACTGGCGTAGCTACATCCAGGTCACCCCGCAGGTGAATGGCGCCTACACCCCGGTACGCTTCGAGGAAGAGCAGGTATACCCGGAGCAGGTTGCCGATTTCCCGGCGGACAAGCAGGGCAGCATGCTCTACATGGTCAAGCAGCGGGTGACCGCGCCGGCGCGCCTGGCCGGTACCGTGGTGCTCGCCCACGAGACCCTCAACCAGGTCACCGATCCGCGCATGGCCTGGATCTACAACGCCGGCCAACGCCGTGTGCGGCGAGCGCCCCAGGTCGCCTACGACGGCCCGGGCACCGCCGCCGACGGCCTGCGCACCGCCGACAACCTGGACATGTTCAACGGCGCGCCGGACCGCTACGACTGGCAGCTGGTGGGCAAGAAGGAGCTGTACATCCCCTACAACAGCTACGCGCTGGAATCGCCGACGCTGAAGTACGACGACATCGTCCAGGCCGGCCATATCAACCCCGACCACACCCGCTACGAACTGCACCGGGTCTGGGAGGTGGTCGGCACGCTCAAGCCCGGCAGCCGCCATGTCTATTCCAAGCGCCACATGTTCATCGACGAAGACACCTGGCAGATCGCCGAAGTCGACCACTATGACGGTCGCGGGCAGCTGTGGCGTGTGGCAGAGGGTCATGCGCTGTACAACTACAAGCAGCAGGCGTCCTACCTGGCGGTGGAAACCCTGTACGACCTGGTGTCCGGCCGCTACCTGGCGCTCGGCATGCGCAACCAGGAGCCCAGCACCACCCGCTACGGCGAGCAGGCGAAATACTTCGCCTTCACCCCGGCCGCCCTGCGTACCGACGGGATGCGCTGA
- a CDS encoding MBL fold metallo-hydrolase produces the protein MNRSISTLAGRTRKIDGGTLFGSTPRRAWIEWMRPNHDNQVETASRVLLVQQDGMNILVMAGTDALLAPPPRTCRCQRHAAGLLDSLAEHGLGEGQIHAVVLTHLHAVLPQDVQDAIHEGNTPRLLFPTARYLTGRRHWLRARHPHPRDRGLFVPQIIRQLEGSGRLKLLDEQGSELLGAGWRFHVSDGYTPGQLLPEIDMPGGPIVFAGDLVPAVHWLRLDLTTALDRNPESLIDEKERLLDHLVANGGRMFLARDPEFAMIKVLRDRQSRYQAFDQHTQLHRQDS, from the coding sequence GTGAACCGCAGTATTTCCACATTGGCAGGCAGAACTCGCAAGATCGACGGTGGCACGCTGTTCGGCAGCACACCCCGACGGGCCTGGATCGAGTGGATGCGCCCCAACCACGACAACCAGGTGGAAACGGCCAGCCGTGTGCTGCTGGTCCAGCAGGACGGCATGAACATCCTGGTCATGGCCGGCACCGACGCGCTCCTGGCGCCGCCACCGCGCACCTGTCGCTGCCAGCGCCATGCGGCGGGGCTGCTGGACAGCCTGGCCGAGCACGGCCTGGGGGAAGGGCAGATCCACGCCGTGGTGCTGACCCATCTGCATGCGGTGCTGCCCCAGGACGTGCAGGACGCGATCCACGAAGGCAACACCCCCCGACTGCTGTTCCCGACCGCACGCTACCTGACCGGTCGCCGCCATTGGCTGCGCGCCCGGCATCCCCATCCAAGGGACCGGGGGCTGTTCGTGCCGCAGATCATCCGCCAACTGGAAGGCAGCGGCCGGCTCAAGCTGCTCGACGAGCAGGGCAGCGAGCTGCTGGGTGCCGGCTGGCGCTTCCACGTCAGCGATGGCTACACCCCGGGCCAGTTGCTGCCGGAAATCGACATGCCCGGCGGCCCCATCGTCTTCGCCGGCGACCTGGTACCCGCCGTGCACTGGCTCAGGCTGGACCTGACCACGGCGCTCGATCGCAATCCGGAGAGCCTGATCGACGAAAAGGAACGGCTGCTGGATCACCTGGTGGCCAACGGCGGGCGGATGTTCCTGGCCCGCGACCCCGAGTTCGCCATGATCAAGGTCCTGCGCGACCGGCAGTCCCGCTACCAGGCCTTCGACCAGCACACCCAACTGCATCGGCAGGACAGTTGA